The Acetonema longum DSM 6540 genomic interval GAGGCTGTAAGTTGATTGGGATTCCTAGCATAAAATTTTATGAAGGCTTTTAAATTACATTAATTATTTTTTTACAGAAATACCCTACATGTTTTTGCCATGGCCATTATCTCCCCTGCCGCTTTTCAACCGCTGGTAGAGATAGGATATTCCCAGAAGAACGAAGCCAAAGCAAAAGTAAGCCAGTATCTGATTGAATGAAGTCAGGAAGGCCAAATCAAAAATAAACAATTTAGTGGTGGATAGCAGCGCCAATCCCAGCCCCACCCTCCGCACATAGGCGTATTTACGGTGAAAACCGTAGTGAATAGCCGCTAAAGCGGCGAACAAATAGATTAGACTAAAAGCCAGGTTGGTACTGCCTAAGTTAAATTGTGTAGTCAGGAAAGCCGTAATATTACCGAGGAGAACAAGCAGCATCGCCAAAGGATAGATTTCCAGGTTCAGGTAGTGCTGTTTAAGCACCAGGGGCACAACTTCCCGCACGATGAGAAGGACCAGCAAATTATAGAAGACAAGCGCCGCCAGGGCGCAATATTCAGAGGCGTCGCCGTCCGACAGCCTCTTCATTACAGGGATGGTCAGGTTGATGTAGCCACACAGCAGGACAGCCAGCCCATACTGCCCCAAACTGAAATAGTACACAACCTTATCCATTACCAGCGGCAGCCGGGGCAGAATATAAGCCATTGCCAACGTGACCGCCGCCACGAGAATATGCCTGTAGAAATAGGCTTGATAACCGGCAGGCGCCACAAAATCGAAGAGTCGTGAGCTGAGGTAAATCAGGTAAAACCATACATTAACGATGGTGAAGTATTTGAACCAGTGAATTTTCTCCCAATAGCGGCCATAGAGACTTATCCCGCGCTTCAGGTCAACGAGGTATACGCCTGTCACCGCCACCATGCCGGTGATTACCGCAAAATACTTTAGATCAAAGTAGTGACCGTTTCGGCCGAAGCACCAGTCGAACAGATAAAAGGCTACCAAACATAATCCGAATAGAAGCCATCCTGATCTTTCCAGACGATCCTGATTATTTTTCCGGCCATAAATTATGAGCACTATGCCTTCCACCAGCCAGCCAAGCGACAGCCAGCGTACGCCAAACTGGAACGGGACCATTAATACCGCAAAGGTTACGGCGGTAGCATAAAAGAGCACCCGCGTATATTGCTCGGCTGGCATCTTTCGGTCTACCAGTCTGGCCAGGCCGGCATAGATCAGGCAAAATCCAAGGGCCAACAGACCATTATACCCCGACCAGCCGGCGGTTTTGAATAAACCATACAGAACCGTGCAGCTTGTCATCGTGTTTATGCCCAGAAGGATTACGTCAGCCCGCCTCAGGCCCTGCCGGTATGTAAGCGGATAAGCAAGCGTAATCCCCAGATAGGTTGCAAACGAAGCCGTCGCATACAAAATACCGACGTGCGCGCTGACGGCGCCATGCACGAGATAGAGCAGCGACGGTAAGTGAAACAGCATGCTCACGTAATTGACAGTGATCCATTTCTGCCGGAAGGAAACAAGCATTACAGACAAATTAAGCAAGAAGAGATATCCCATTGCTGCATAGTAGGTGTCCCCCTGGAAGCCGAACGCAAGCAGGTAGGAGAAAAAGGGCAGGTAACCGCCGATCAGACCCAAAGCGCAGATCGTTTGCGACCTGTATCTAACCGCCAGTGCCACTGCCGTTGCGGTAACGAGGACAGACAACCCTATCCCGGTATACAGGCCGATTATTTTCAATAAGAAATAACTATAAAAAATACCGCAATACAAGACCGCGACGCCGCCCCCCAGAAGTCCGGCGGCAAAGATATCCTTGCCCTTTCGCCAAGTCCATTCACCGGCGGCCGACAGTCCCCCGCCAAGAAGAAAGATCATGGCGCCCTTCATATATGCGTTGAGCCAGGCGGTAAAACTATATTTTGCCGCTGCGCCAACGCCGAACAATATCAGGAGAATCCCAAGCTTGTTGACCCAGTTGAGGCCGATTTTCATCTCAATTTCGTTCTGCTTGATCCGCTTTTCGATTATTTCCGGGCTGACCGCCTCAGCGCCAAGCTCGTCCAGCCGCTGATAATAATTCTCCGCTCTCTTGGCCATCGCGGCGCCGAATCCTTCACGCCGCCTGTGAACCGCCTCCTGCACCCGCTCGGCGCAACCGGCTAAATCTGTGGCAACGGCCGCCAAATCATCATTGAGGTTATTCAGCGCCTTCACCTTGAGTGCGTCAATCTCCGCCATAGCCTGCTTTTCGGCGGCGGTCAAACGATTATCAAAGCTTTTTTCTGCGCCGGCGAAGTAAGTCTGCAGTTTTTCCCGGGAAACCTTGAGGATGTTCAGCTTTTCGTCAAGAATCTGTTCCTGAAGGCTTAACCGCAATTGGCGGTTCTCCTGAGCCACCTTGCCATAGCGTTTTTCCAGCGCTTCAAAACGTTCCTTAGCCTCTGTCAGCTCACTGCGGAGCGACTCGTTTTCCTGCATAGCATCCATATCTTTTACTTGCTGTAATAAACGTTCATATTCCCGGAGTAATTCTTGCTGGCGCTGCCGCAGAATTTCCAGCGAGATTCCAATTTCCGTTTTCATCCTGATCCCTCCTCAACCAAATAGTTTTCAGACTAACGCTTTGATTTGAACCCTTAATTCTTCAAGCCCCGGAAGCAGTTGGTTAACATTTGTTAACCATAGTGTAGTATCTTTTCATATAATTGTCAAGCGGCGCTATAAAAAATGACATTGCAACCCAGCGATTTAGCAACAACTTTTTTATGAAAAGAATAAGCCCCTCTTCCGGCTGAAAGGACGGAAAATGGGCCGTTACACAGCATTATGCCTTAGAACTGCTGAGCGCTTAATCCTTGCAAAGTATCGCGTGCACGCTGTTCAGACAAGTTATAACCCTGCCAATTGCTGCTGTCGAAAGTCTTTAAGCTTTTTAGGATGATTTGCTCTCTGGCCGTTTGCTGTATGAGCGGGTCCGATGCTTTGGTCAACTCCGCCAAATAAGGTAAAGCGTCATAGGATAATCCGGCCATATAGCAGACGTCTATCACACCTGTCCGGTAAAAGCGTTCCATATTTTTTCTGGCTATGAGTGTGTCCACATTGACATAGTTTATCAGCACATAGGCAGCCAGACCAATCACAATATACCATTTGGCAAGATTGATTCCAGCCCGCCAGACCTTATAGCCGGTTACGCATAACATTACAAATATCATTGCCATGAAACTGTGAGTAAAAAACCTCAGGTAAGTATAGCCATAGCTCTCTTCATACAGCGTCATCCTGAAATGAGCTGAAAACAGCATGACAAAAGTGCTGAATATAAGAAGGCTGTTTAGCCACTGCAAAGTTAAAGCCGCTCTGTGACCCGGCGTCACCGTAAAGCGAATGACTCCCAGGACAATGCCCGCATTGATCAGAGCTACGGCGACGAGTTCAAAAAAACCTCTTCTGGCATAATCCGCATAACTTAGTCCGGATGGCAAAACATTGGAAAAGCTGCCAAATAAGTAGGAAAACTGGATGCTGCAGAATATAAGGTACACCGAGGAAAGAACGCAGAGGCCGCTTATAACGACAATCGCATCCAACTTTCTTGTCCCGGCTGTATCAGGCGCCGGCTCGGTCCCAAGGCTAAGCTGCCAGATAAAGCTGAAGGCCATAGGTGTAATCAACCCGATCAGCAAAGCATGTTTAACAACTTCTTCAATGCTTATTTCTTGCAGAAAATAACTGATGTAAAAACTGAACACAGGGTCCGCCGAAGCAAGCAGAACCAGCACGACAATAAGAAAAGGGAAGGAAAAAATAATCCCCAGGATCACTTTGCGCCAAACTGAGCGGCTGCCAATATCGTTTTCCCGGCGCGCCAGAGCCCCTATCAGGACGAATGGCTTCCTGACATGCCGAAGGGGACTGACAATCAAATGGCCGCAGATCTCTTTCAGGAAACCGAAACAAAACCATTCGCGGCTGTTATTCCCGGTGACCAGCAGTATGTGCGCCACAAGCAGGATTGGCACGGCGATAGAATTGATGCAGCGAAAAACTTCATTGGTGAAAAATAACCGGGTCAAGGCAAGGGCGATAAGCGGAAAAAGCAAAAACCAGCCGAAGCTCCATTCCTTAACCAGCATCTTCCTTGCATTGCCATAGACAACAGACAGCATAATGAAGATAAAGACAGGATAAGATACGCCGACATAGGGCTGAGCTATTAAAATATCGTAGCCTATTGCCAGAATCGCCGAGCCAGCCAGTATAGCAAGATTTTCGCCAGTTACCAGGCGGCCAGTGTCTTGTTCTTGTTTACCCGTAAACATACGACCCCTCCTAACCTTGATCTGTCCCTTGTTGCTCATCCTCAACATATTCCAGTATGTCACCGGGCTGACAAT includes:
- a CDS encoding DUF4153 domain-containing protein, yielding MFTGKQEQDTGRLVTGENLAILAGSAILAIGYDILIAQPYVGVSYPVFIFIMLSVVYGNARKMLVKEWSFGWFLLFPLIALALTRLFFTNEVFRCINSIAVPILLVAHILLVTGNNSREWFCFGFLKEICGHLIVSPLRHVRKPFVLIGALARRENDIGSRSVWRKVILGIIFSFPFLIVVLVLLASADPVFSFYISYFLQEISIEEVVKHALLIGLITPMAFSFIWQLSLGTEPAPDTAGTRKLDAIVVISGLCVLSSVYLIFCSIQFSYLFGSFSNVLPSGLSYADYARRGFFELVAVALINAGIVLGVIRFTVTPGHRAALTLQWLNSLLIFSTFVMLFSAHFRMTLYEESYGYTYLRFFTHSFMAMIFVMLCVTGYKVWRAGINLAKWYIVIGLAAYVLINYVNVDTLIARKNMERFYRTGVIDVCYMAGLSYDALPYLAELTKASDPLIQQTAREQIILKSLKTFDSSNWQGYNLSEQRARDTLQGLSAQQF
- a CDS encoding DUF2339 domain-containing protein, with amino-acid sequence MKTEIGISLEILRQRQQELLREYERLLQQVKDMDAMQENESLRSELTEAKERFEALEKRYGKVAQENRQLRLSLQEQILDEKLNILKVSREKLQTYFAGAEKSFDNRLTAAEKQAMAEIDALKVKALNNLNDDLAAVATDLAGCAERVQEAVHRRREGFGAAMAKRAENYYQRLDELGAEAVSPEIIEKRIKQNEIEMKIGLNWVNKLGILLILFGVGAAAKYSFTAWLNAYMKGAMIFLLGGGLSAAGEWTWRKGKDIFAAGLLGGGVAVLYCGIFYSYFLLKIIGLYTGIGLSVLVTATAVALAVRYRSQTICALGLIGGYLPFFSYLLAFGFQGDTYYAAMGYLFLLNLSVMLVSFRQKWITVNYVSMLFHLPSLLYLVHGAVSAHVGILYATASFATYLGITLAYPLTYRQGLRRADVILLGINTMTSCTVLYGLFKTAGWSGYNGLLALGFCLIYAGLARLVDRKMPAEQYTRVLFYATAVTFAVLMVPFQFGVRWLSLGWLVEGIVLIIYGRKNNQDRLERSGWLLFGLCLVAFYLFDWCFGRNGHYFDLKYFAVITGMVAVTGVYLVDLKRGISLYGRYWEKIHWFKYFTIVNVWFYLIYLSSRLFDFVAPAGYQAYFYRHILVAAVTLAMAYILPRLPLVMDKVVYYFSLGQYGLAVLLCGYINLTIPVMKRLSDGDASEYCALAALVFYNLLVLLIVREVVPLVLKQHYLNLEIYPLAMLLVLLGNITAFLTTQFNLGSTNLAFSLIYLFAALAAIHYGFHRKYAYVRRVGLGLALLSTTKLFIFDLAFLTSFNQILAYFCFGFVLLGISYLYQRLKSGRGDNGHGKNM